One Ricinus communis isolate WT05 ecotype wild-type chromosome 1, ASM1957865v1, whole genome shotgun sequence DNA window includes the following coding sequences:
- the LOC8281952 gene encoding putative hydrolase C777.06c isoform X1, whose protein sequence is MESLNHNKNINDHEGSVTRSSSALIFLGTGCSNSVPNALCLIQPSDPPCNICLQSLSVPPDQNPNYRCNTSLLIDYYSESEEKHKYILIDVGKTFREQVLRWFTFHKIPRVDSIILTHEHADAVLGLDDIRTVQPFSPTNEVDPVPIYLSQPTMNSITLKFPYLIKKELRGQEIRHVAQLEWKIIEEDCQRPFVASGVQFVPLPVMHGEDYVSLGFLFGEKSRVAYISDVSRFPASTEYVISKAGAGQVDLLILDTLRRSGSHNVHFCLPQSLEAVKRLCPKQALLIGMGHEIDHYKDNVFLAEWSKREGIPVQLAFDGLRVTIDL, encoded by the exons atggagtCTCTAAATCATAACAAGAACATCAATGATCATGAGGGTAGTGTCACTAGGTCATCATCGGCTCTGATCTTTCTAGGCACCGGCTGCTCCAACTCTGTCCCTAACGCTTTGTGCTTGATTCAGCCGTCGGATCCTCCATGCAATATATGCTTGCAGTCCCTCTCCGTTCCACCTGATCAAAATCCCAACTACAG GTGCAATACGTCTCTTCTAATAGATTATTATAGCGAGAGTGAAGAGAAACacaagtatatattaattgatgTTGGAAAGACGTTTAGGGAGCAAGTACTCAGGTGGTTTACTTTCCACAAGATTCCTCGTGTGGATTCT ATTATTTTGACTCATGAACATGCTGATGCAGTTCTTGGTCTTGATGATATACGCACTGTGCAACCGTTTAGTCCTACAAATGAAGTTGATCCAGTCCCCATTTACTTAAGCCAGCCTACCATGAACAG CATTACTTTGAAATTTCCTTActtgataaagaaagaattaagGGGCCAAGAAATAAGGCATGTTGCACAATTGGAGTGGAAGATAATTGAGGAAGACTGTCAAAGACCATTTGTTGCTTCTGGCGTACAATTTGTTCCTTTGCCA GTGATGCATGGTGAAGACTATGTTTccttaggttttctttttggtgAGAAAAGTAGAGTAGCTTATATATCTGATGTTTCACGTTTCCCTGCTAGCACAGAGTATG TAATTTCTAAAGCTGGGGCAGGACAGGTGGATCTTCTTATCTTGGACACCTTGCGCAGG AGTGGATCCCATAATGTTCACTTCTGCTTGCCTCAG AGCCTTGAAGCTGTAAAGAGATTATGTCCAAAGCAAGCTCTCTTAATTGGAATGGGTCATGAGATTGATCATTACAAGGACAATGTGTTCCTAGCTGAATGGTCTAAAAG GGAAGGAATACCAGTGCAGCTTGCATTTGATGGTCTGAGAGTAACTATAGACCTTTAA
- the LOC8281952 gene encoding putative hydrolase C777.06c isoform X2, which produces MESLNHNKNINDHEGSVTRSSSALIFLGTGCSNSVPNALCLIQPSDPPCNICLQSLSVPPDQNPNYRCNTSLLIDYYSESEEKHKYILIDVGKTFREQVLRWFTFHKIPRVDSIILTHEHADAVLGLDDIRTVQPFSPTNEVDPVPIYLSQPTMNSITLKFPYLIKKELRGQEIRHVAQLEWKIIEEDCQRPFVASGVQFVPLPVMHGEDYVSLGFLFGEKSRVAYISDVSRFPASTEYVISKAGAGQVDLLILDTLRRSGSHNVHFCLPQGRNTSAACI; this is translated from the exons atggagtCTCTAAATCATAACAAGAACATCAATGATCATGAGGGTAGTGTCACTAGGTCATCATCGGCTCTGATCTTTCTAGGCACCGGCTGCTCCAACTCTGTCCCTAACGCTTTGTGCTTGATTCAGCCGTCGGATCCTCCATGCAATATATGCTTGCAGTCCCTCTCCGTTCCACCTGATCAAAATCCCAACTACAG GTGCAATACGTCTCTTCTAATAGATTATTATAGCGAGAGTGAAGAGAAACacaagtatatattaattgatgTTGGAAAGACGTTTAGGGAGCAAGTACTCAGGTGGTTTACTTTCCACAAGATTCCTCGTGTGGATTCT ATTATTTTGACTCATGAACATGCTGATGCAGTTCTTGGTCTTGATGATATACGCACTGTGCAACCGTTTAGTCCTACAAATGAAGTTGATCCAGTCCCCATTTACTTAAGCCAGCCTACCATGAACAG CATTACTTTGAAATTTCCTTActtgataaagaaagaattaagGGGCCAAGAAATAAGGCATGTTGCACAATTGGAGTGGAAGATAATTGAGGAAGACTGTCAAAGACCATTTGTTGCTTCTGGCGTACAATTTGTTCCTTTGCCA GTGATGCATGGTGAAGACTATGTTTccttaggttttctttttggtgAGAAAAGTAGAGTAGCTTATATATCTGATGTTTCACGTTTCCCTGCTAGCACAGAGTATG TAATTTCTAAAGCTGGGGCAGGACAGGTGGATCTTCTTATCTTGGACACCTTGCGCAGG AGTGGATCCCATAATGTTCACTTCTGCTTGCCTCAG GGAAGGAATACCAGTGCAGCTTGCATTTGA